GCAGGACGCCGCGCCAACTGCTGCCAAGCCCACCCCGGAGGATAATCCCATGACCACTTATCTTTGTGCTAAGTGTCCGTCTGTGTTCTGTCCGTGTCCTGTCCGCGTCCCCCTTGGGGGGAACAACCCATGACCACCTATCTCTGCACTGTCGGCACCTCGGCGTCCCAAGCGCTGGTGCCCTCCCTGCCCGGCGGCCCGCGCCGCCTCACCGCCGCGCTGGTCGCCGAAATCGGCGGCGTCGAGGCCGCCTTCAACGCCCTGTGGCCCGAAATGGCCAAATTTGACCACAACAACGACCACGACCTCCGCGCCCGGCTCTCCGCCGAAATCCACGCCCTGGTCCGCCTGGGCGCGCAGCCCGGCGACCGGGTCCGCCTGCTCCACTCGGACACGGACGACGGCGAGGTCTGCGCGCGCCTCGTCCAGGCCTATCTCAAGCGCCGCATGAACCTTGACGACACCGGACTTGACCGGGTTGCGGGGTTGCAGGTGGACAACGCCGCCCTGTTCCGCCGCGAGGGGGTGCCCAACCTCCTGCGCGTGGTCATGGCCGAGGGCGACCGCTGCGGCTGGACCGGTCTCGTCCTCAACGCCACGGGCGGCTTCAAGGCCGCCATCCCCTACATGACCCTCGCGGGCATGTTCTTCGCCGTGGATGTCGCCTACATCTTCGACAACGGCCGCGAGCTCATCCGCGTGCCCCGGCTGCCCGTGGACTTCGACACCGCACGGCTGGCCCCCTTTCTCGCCGCACTGGACCGCATGGAGGCCGAGGGCGCCATCTCCGAGCGCGATTTCTGGGGCGCGACACCCTTTGAGGAACGCCGCCATTTTGACTGCCTCATCGAGACCGACGGCTCCGGACTGGCCACCCTCTCCGCCGTGGGCATCCTCGTGCGCGAGCGCCTCGCCGCGCGAAACCCGAACACCCCCCTGCGGCTCTACCTCAGCCTAAAAGCCTGGGACGACTTCCAGCGCGCCCCGCGCGACTGGAACACCGCCGCATTTCTGCGGCAGATAAAGTCACGCGCCGTCATGGACCGCTTCGCCCACCGCCTCGCAGACGGCTCCCTCTGGCTCAAACCCGGCAACACCTCCGACCGCTACCGCGTGGAACAGGAGGGCGACCGCCTGCTGGTCTACCGCATCATGGCCCATGACGAGTACGAAAAGATGAACGGCGCACCATGGTCCCGGGCGGCCCATGAACCCTTTATCCGGTTCGACATCTCTGAATAGTTCATGGCCGGGACGGCCATGCCACGCCATGCGTCCCTTCCGTCCCCTAGGTCCCCTATGTCCCTTCATGCCACCCATGGAGCAAAAACCATGACCATCCTGTATGTCGTCACCGACGGCGCCACCGTCCGGAAGCGCGGCGGCAGTTTTATCGTCGAGACGCCGGAAGGCGGAACCGCCGCCGAAATCGAGGCCGTCCGGCTTGAGCACGCCTGCATTCTCAACACGGTGCAGGTCACCACCCAGGCCCTCACCGCCATGCTGGAGCAGGGCGTCGAACTCGCCATCCTGTCGCACCGGGGAAAACTGCTCGGGCAACTCACCCCGCCCATGCCCAAAAACATCCTCCTGCGCAAGGCCCAGTACATGAAGGAGTGCGACCCCGACTTCGCCCTGGAACAGGCCCGCCGCATTGTCGCCGTCAAGGTGGAAAACCAGCGGCAGGTCCTGCTGCGCCACCGCCTCGACGAGCCCGGCGAACAGCCGCAGGCGGAGGCCGCCGAAAAGGAGATGGCACGGCTGGCGGCCTCCATTCCCGCCGCGCCGGACCTCGCAGTACTCCGGGGAATCGAAGGCGCATGCGCCCGCGCCTACTGGGGCGCCTTCGGCTCCATGCTCAAAGCGGGGGACGCCGCCTTTCCAGGAC
This region of Candidatus Hydrogenedentota bacterium genomic DNA includes:
- a CDS encoding putative CRISPR-associated protein; amino-acid sequence: MTTYLCTVGTSASQALVPSLPGGPRRLTAALVAEIGGVEAAFNALWPEMAKFDHNNDHDLRARLSAEIHALVRLGAQPGDRVRLLHSDTDDGEVCARLVQAYLKRRMNLDDTGLDRVAGLQVDNAALFRREGVPNLLRVVMAEGDRCGWTGLVLNATGGFKAAIPYMTLAGMFFAVDVAYIFDNGRELIRVPRLPVDFDTARLAPFLAALDRMEAEGAISERDFWGATPFEERRHFDCLIETDGSGLATLSAVGILVRERLAARNPNTPLRLYLSLKAWDDFQRAPRDWNTAAFLRQIKSRAVMDRFAHRLADGSLWLKPGNTSDRYRVEQEGDRLLVYRIMAHDEYEKMNGAPWSRAAHEPFIRFDISE
- the cas1 gene encoding CRISPR-associated endonuclease Cas1 yields the protein MTILYVVTDGATVRKRGGSFIVETPEGGTAAEIEAVRLEHACILNTVQVTTQALTAMLEQGVELAILSHRGKLLGQLTPPMPKNILLRKAQYMKECDPDFALEQARRIVAVKVENQRQVLLRHRLDEPGEQPQAEAAEKEMARLAASIPAAPDLAVLRGIEGACARAYWGAFGSMLKAGDAAFPGREQRPATNPVNAVLSLGYVLLGGMIQSLLDGIGFDPHLGFFHEEAYGRPSLALDLVEPFRAPVVDRMTLRLFNLRVLTHADFDPEEDGGLRMRPEALRRFFREWEKTLKKMDVRLRVREQAEGLRRLFLGENDAIMPWSWRARP